From a single Nicotiana tomentosiformis chromosome 2, ASM39032v3, whole genome shotgun sequence genomic region:
- the LOC104096964 gene encoding phospholipase A1-II 1 → MFQSKKKPIEKMQSPIFSFCFLLLLFNLEKMQSADLDMGNIAERWRFLSGNNSWEGLLDPLDNDLRRYIIHYGGMAQATRDAFNTNKISKYAGSCRYSKKNLLSQVGIEMSNPFKYEVTKYIYATSSVQVPEALIIKSLSREAWSKESNWVGFVAVATDEGKVALGRRDIVISWRGSVQTMEWFNDFDFIQVSAPEIFGHQKSIPKVHHGWYSVYTSNDSRSPFSKASARNQVLGEVQRLVEQYKNEEITITVTGHSMGAAVATLNAVDMVFNGFNKGFPVTAFLFASPRVGDENLKKTFSKLENLRTLRVRNAPDIVPNYPLLGYSDVGVQLDIDTTKSAYLKSPGDESSWHNMDCYLHGVAGTQGSKGGFKLQVQHDISVVNKYLGALKDEYGVPASWWVEKNKGMVQQQDGSWILMDHEDDDL, encoded by the exons ATGTTCCAGAGTAAGAAAAAACCAATAGAGAAGATGCAAAGTCctattttctccttttgttttcttcttctccttttcaATTTAGAGAAGATGCAAAGTGCAGACCTGGATATGGGCAATATAGCAGAAAGATGGAGGTTTCTTAGTGGGAATAACAGTTGGGAAGGCTTATTAGATCCATTAGACAATGATCTTCGCCGATACATCATTCACTATGGAGGAATGGCACAAGCAACTCGAGACGCCTTTAACACCAACAAAATATCAAAGTATGCAGGAAGTTGCAGATACTCAAAAAAGAACCTCTTATCTCAAGTTGGGATTGAGATGTCCAATCCTTTCAAATATGAGGTGACCAAATATATTTACGCGACATCATCTGTCCAAGTTCCAGAAGCATTGATCATAAAATCTTTGTCAAGGGAAGCTTGGAGCAAGGAGTCAAATTGGGTTGGTTTTGTTGCTGTTGCTACTGATGAAGGGAAAGTCGCATTAGGAAGGAGGGATATAGTAATTTCTTGGAGAGGAAGTGTACAGACTATGGAATGGTTTAACGATTTTGATTTTATTCAAGTCTCTGCCCCTGAAATCTTTGGTCATCAAAAATCTATTCCTAAAGTTCATCACGGTTGGTATTCCGTTTATACTTCTAATGATTCACGATCACCATTCAGTAAGGCTAGTGCAAGAAACCAG GTGCTCGGTGAAGTTCAAAGATTGGTAGAGCAATACAAGAATGAGGAAATTACCATAACAGTAACAGGGCATAGCATGGGAGCAGCAGTCGCGACATTAAATGCAGTGGATATGGTTTTCAATGGATTTAACAAGGGCTTTCCAGTAACTGCATTTCTATTTGCAAGTCCTAGGGTGGGagatgaaaatttgaagaaaacatTCTCCAAACTCGAAAATCTTCGAACTCTAAGAGTCCGAAATGCCCCAGATATAGTTCCAAACTACCCATTGCTTGGTTACTCTGATGTTGGTGTTCAATTAGACATTGATACTACGAAGTCGGCCTATCTAAAAAGTCCAGGAGATGAGAGCAGTTGGCATAATATGGACTGTTACTTGCACGGAGTGGCTGGAACGCAAGGATCAAAAGGAGGATTTAAGCTACAAGTGCAACACGATATTTCTGTTGTTAACAAGTATTTAGGCGCGTTAAAAGATGAATATGGTGTACCAGCATCGTGGTGGGTTGAGAAGAACAAAGGGATGGTTCAACAGCAAGATGGATCTTGGATTCTAATGGATCATGAAGATGATGATCTTTAG